The Ailuropoda melanoleuca isolate Jingjing unplaced genomic scaffold, ASM200744v2 unplaced-scaffold9825, whole genome shotgun sequence genome includes a region encoding these proteins:
- the BHLHB9 gene encoding protein BHLHb9 produces MTGAKNEGRKKAKAQKRAGAQGEAKRESTGVVRPVAKTQDKAVAKAGSQADAAAATKARSKNKTVTEIKERALANFSPKAEDEATRVSGICSVAEANAEPRSTCKDKAGVDTWFWAGEEASVGSWFWNGEEAGNRSSAMDEDKAGIGPQSCAEKLEPVAGASCKARPGTDEEEEEENVIGNWFWDGDETSFDPNPKPVSRIVRPQPVDEINEKNRPKDWSEVTIWPKAPAVTPAVLGFRSQVPFETKPPSYIVLASAEENTQSLPVATTCPSRSTASCSQSVPEYPFGSDPCIQTIEEIRRQIRIREVNGIKPFACPCKMECYMDSEEFEKLVTLLKSTTDPLIHKIAQIAMGIINVHPFAQEFINEVGVVTLIESLLSFPSSEIRKKAVITLNPPSGDERQRKVELHVKHMCKETMSFPLNSPGQQSGLKILGQLTAESNHHHIVANYFSELFHLLSLGNRKTRNLVLKVLLNMSENPAAARDMINTKALAALKLIFNQKEAKANLVSAVAIFINIKEHIRKGSIVVVDHMSYNTLMAIFREVKVIIETM; encoded by the coding sequence ATGACTGGGGCTAAGAATGAGGGtagaaagaaagccaaagctCAAAAGAGGGCTGGTGCACAAGGTGAAGCAAAGAGGGAGTCTACTGGCGTAGTCAGACCTGTAGCCAAGACCCAGGACAAAGCAGTAGCCAAGGCAGGGTCTCAAGCTGATGCCGCGGCAGCGACAAAGGCAAGGTCTAAGAACAAGACTGTTACAGAGATAAAGGAAAGAGCCCTGGCAAATTTCAGTCCCAAAGCTGAAGATGAGGCCACTAGAGTATCTGGGATTTGTTCTGTGGCTGAGGCTAATGCTGAGCCCAGGTCCACATGTAAAGATAAGGCTGGTGTTGATACCTGGTTTTGGGCTGGGGAAGAGGCCAGTGTTGGTTCCTGGTTTTGGAATGGAGAAGAGGCTGGTAATCGTTCCAGTGCTATGGATGAAGATAAAGCTGGTATCGGTCCCCAGTCCTGTGCTGAAAAGTTAGAGCCTGTGGCTGGGGCCAGCTGCAAAGCTAGGCCAGGGActgacgaggaggaggaggaagaaaatgttattggGAACTGGTTTTGGGATGGAGATGAAACTAGTTTTGATCCTAATCCTAAACCTGTGAGCCGGATAGTTAGGCCCCAGCCTGTGgatgaaattaatgaaaaaaataggcCCAAGGACTGGTCTGAGGTAACTATCTGGCCCAAAGCCCCCGCTGTAACTCCAGCAGTGTTAGGATTTAGATCCCAAGTCCCATTTGAGACAAAGCCTCCTTCATATATTGTTCTGGCCTCGGCTGAGGAAAATACCCAGTCTTTGCCTGTGGCAACAACGTGCCCTTCTAGGAGCACTGCTTCATGCTCTCAGTCTGTCCCTGAGTATCCATTTGGTTCTGACCCTTGTATCCAGACTATAGAGGAGATTAGACGCCAAATCAGGATCAGGGAAGTGAATGGGATTAAGCCATTTGCTTGCCCTTGCAAAATGGAATGCTACATGGATTCTGAGGAATTTGAAAAACTTGTTACCTTACTTAAGTCGACTACTGATCCTCTCATTCATAAAATAGCTCAGATTGCAATGGGGATCATTAATGTTCATCCCTTTGCCCAAGAGTTTATTAACGAGGTGGGTGTAGTAACACTTATTGAAAGCTTGctcagttttccttcctctgaaatcagaaaaaaggCCGTAATTACTCTGAATCCTCCTTCTGGGGATGAGAGACAACGCAAGGTTGAATTACACGTTAAGCATATGTGTAAGGAAACCATGTCTTTTCCCTTGAACTCACCCGGACAGCAATCTGGATTAAAGATACTTGGGCAACTGACTGCTGAGTCTAACCATCACCACATTGTTGCCAATTACTTTTCAGAGCTTTTCCACTTGCTATCCCTGGGAAATCGTAAAACCAGAAATCTtgttttaaaagtacttttgaaTATGTCTGAAAATCCAGCTGCAGCCAGAGACATGATCAATACAAAGGCCTTAGCAGCATTAAAACTCATCTTTAACCAGAAAGAGGCAAAAGCCAATCTCGTTAGTGCTGTGGCCATCTTTATTAACATAAAGGAGCATATCAGAAAGGGTTCGATTGTAGTTGTTGATCACATGAGTTACAATACACTGATGGCCATTTTCCGTGAagttaaagtaattattgaaacAATGTAA